A stretch of the Filimonas lacunae genome encodes the following:
- a CDS encoding ABC transporter permease, with product MMLQSHCKVAFRNLWKNRGFSAINIAGLALGMACSLLIFLWIQDEKGINGFHKNIKQIYQVYEAQHYDGKIEGQYATPGLLAQELEKQVPAVEMAVSMAEIYGNTFSVGTKALKQKGTAAGKHFFQIFSYPLLQGNAADALATPESIAISRSMAVNFFGSPEKAMLQTIRYENERDYTVKAVFEDITPQSSMVFDFLLNWDGYVEHQDWLKDWGNHMPATYVLFRPGTNVAAVGAKVKNFIERFEDDSKYGFHVEIGFQPYKEVYLKSQFENGKPAWGRFEYVNLFTLVAIFILVIACINFMNLTTARSVKRAREIGVRKVIGANRMSLVWQFMGEAVLIALIAALLALLLIILSLPFFNQVTGKQIAIPIFSGQFLGVMLALILITGFLSGSYPALFLAGFNPVRVLKGGSLQAGPAALWFRKSLVVFQFTLSIILIIATILISQQVDYVQQSNLGYNRENLVAIDIDNEMSKHLSSFTTEAARISGINSMSEVSQVPVNAENSTLGVRWPGKDPKNKVAFTQLGVGYDFIKTMKLTVVEGRDFSKSFLSDSVAYIINEAAAKKINNKNILGMPFTFWGKEGKVIGVVKDFHFQSLHHKINPLVLRITTPTYINSLLVRLEPGHTEATLGSLEKLWKQVNPKFPFSYQFSSEEYAKLYKSEQVIKSLSNVFAFLAIVISCLGLLGLSIFTAEQRTKEFGVRKVLGANFITLCRLLTTNFVLLVGLAFIIAAPIAWWAMYKWLQHYAYHTAISWWIFVTAGLLAMLIALLTVCFQAIKVARTNPLKSLKTE from the coding sequence ATGATGTTGCAAAGCCACTGTAAAGTAGCCTTCAGAAATCTTTGGAAAAACAGGGGATTTTCTGCTATTAATATAGCCGGCCTGGCATTGGGCATGGCTTGCAGCCTGCTGATATTTTTATGGATACAGGACGAAAAAGGAATAAACGGGTTTCATAAAAATATTAAGCAGATTTACCAGGTATATGAAGCACAGCATTACGATGGTAAAATAGAAGGGCAATATGCTACGCCGGGCTTGCTGGCACAGGAACTGGAAAAGCAGGTGCCGGCAGTGGAAATGGCTGTTAGCATGGCGGAAATATATGGGAATACCTTTTCAGTGGGCACCAAAGCGCTGAAACAAAAAGGCACAGCAGCCGGGAAACACTTCTTCCAGATATTCAGTTATCCTTTGTTACAGGGCAATGCAGCAGATGCGCTTGCCACACCGGAAAGTATTGCTATATCCCGCTCTATGGCGGTGAATTTTTTTGGTAGTCCCGAAAAGGCGATGCTGCAAACGATCCGTTACGAAAATGAACGCGACTATACGGTAAAAGCCGTGTTTGAAGATATTACCCCGCAATCGTCTATGGTGTTTGATTTTCTGTTAAACTGGGATGGTTATGTTGAACACCAGGATTGGTTAAAAGATTGGGGCAATCATATGCCTGCTACTTATGTACTGTTTCGCCCAGGCACTAATGTTGCTGCTGTTGGTGCAAAGGTTAAAAATTTTATTGAACGTTTTGAAGATGATTCCAAATATGGGTTTCATGTAGAGATAGGGTTTCAGCCGTATAAAGAGGTGTATTTAAAAAGCCAGTTTGAAAACGGCAAGCCTGCTTGGGGGCGTTTTGAATATGTAAACCTGTTTACGCTGGTGGCTATTTTTATACTGGTAATAGCCTGTATCAATTTTATGAACCTTACTACCGCCCGCTCGGTAAAAAGGGCGCGTGAAATAGGCGTAAGAAAAGTAATTGGCGCTAACAGAATGTCGCTGGTGTGGCAGTTTATGGGCGAAGCGGTGTTAATAGCACTGATTGCGGCGTTGCTGGCTTTATTGCTGATAATACTTTCCTTGCCGTTTTTTAACCAGGTAACCGGTAAGCAAATAGCTATACCTATATTCTCCGGTCAATTTTTAGGTGTAATGCTGGCATTAATACTGATCACAGGTTTTTTATCAGGTAGCTACCCGGCATTATTCCTGGCAGGTTTTAACCCGGTACGGGTGTTAAAAGGCGGCTCATTGCAGGCAGGCCCTGCAGCTTTGTGGTTTCGCAAATCACTGGTAGTATTTCAGTTTACTTTATCTATCATCCTGATTATTGCCACCATATTAATTTCGCAGCAGGTGGACTATGTGCAGCAGTCTAACCTGGGTTATAACCGGGAGAACCTGGTGGCTATTGATATCGATAATGAAATGTCTAAACATTTATCTTCTTTTACTACCGAAGCAGCGCGCATCAGTGGCATTAACAGCATGAGTGAAGTAAGCCAGGTGCCTGTAAATGCCGAAAACAGTACATTGGGCGTAAGGTGGCCTGGTAAAGATCCTAAGAACAAAGTGGCGTTTACGCAGCTGGGAGTAGGATATGATTTTATTAAAACCATGAAGCTAACCGTAGTGGAAGGCCGTGATTTTTCAAAAAGCTTTTTATCTGATTCTGTAGCATATATTATTAACGAAGCCGCTGCTAAGAAGATAAATAATAAAAACATTTTAGGTATGCCCTTTACTTTCTGGGGTAAAGAGGGCAAGGTGATAGGAGTGGTGAAAGATTTTCATTTTCAATCGTTACATCATAAAATAAACCCGCTGGTATTGCGAATTACTACGCCCACTTATATCAATTCTTTATTGGTAAGACTGGAGCCGGGCCACACGGAAGCCACATTGGGCAGCCTGGAAAAGCTATGGAAACAGGTAAACCCGAAGTTTCCTTTTTCGTATCAGTTCTCTTCCGAAGAATATGCAAAACTGTATAAGAGCGAGCAGGTGATTAAGAGCCTGTCTAATGTATTTGCATTTCTGGCCATTGTAATTTCCTGCCTGGGGTTGTTAGGTTTATCCATATTCACTGCCGAACAACGTACCAAAGAGTTTGGTGTGCGTAAGGTGTTGGGAGCTAATTTTATCACCTTATGCCGTTTGCTCACCACCAACTTTGTGCTACTGGTAGGGTTGGCTTTTATAATAGCTGCTCCTATAGCCTGGTGGGCCATGTATAAATGGTTACAGCATTATGCTTATCATACTGCTATCAGCTGGTGGATTTTTGTAACGGCAGGCCTATTGGCTATGCTTATTGCATTGTTAACGGTGTGCTTTCAAGCCATTAAAGTGGCCCGTACCAATCCGTTGAAAAGCCTGAAAACGGAGTAG